One stretch of Magnetococcales bacterium DNA includes these proteins:
- the hscB gene encoding Fe-S protein assembly co-chaperone HscB, producing the protein MDHFSCFGLAPGFDIDLAALETEYRERQRQFHPDLFVARGAAERRYSMEHATRLNEGYRILRDPLRRGEYLLRVTRFRSETPENVAPTDPSFLGAMMEWREELAEVDPGASDAPVVLERLRRRVEEASRGEVEGLAGCFSAWFSGGDRNNLEMAGQGIDRLRYFNRFLEEVDRREETILAR; encoded by the coding sequence ATGGATCATTTTTCCTGTTTTGGCCTGGCACCGGGGTTCGACATCGACCTGGCGGCCTTGGAAACGGAGTATCGGGAGCGGCAGCGACAATTTCATCCCGATCTGTTCGTTGCCCGCGGGGCGGCGGAACGGCGGTATTCGATGGAACATGCGACCCGATTGAACGAAGGGTATCGCATTCTGCGCGATCCGTTGCGCCGTGGGGAATATCTGTTGCGTGTCACCCGATTTCGAAGCGAGACTCCGGAGAATGTCGCTCCGACCGATCCGTCATTTCTCGGAGCGATGATGGAATGGCGCGAGGAATTGGCGGAGGTCGATCCGGGAGCTTCCGATGCGCCGGTCGTACTGGAACGGTTGCGGCGGCGGGTGGAGGAGGCATCACGAGGGGAGGTCGAGGGGTTGGCGGGGTGTTTTTCGGCATGGTTTTCCGGGGGGGATCGAAACAACCTTGAAATGGCGGGGCAAGGAATCGATCGCTTGCGTTATTTCAATCGGTTTCTGGAGGAGGTGGATCGCAGGGAAGAGACGATCCTGGCAAGGTGA
- a CDS encoding DUF697 domain-containing protein, with amino-acid sequence MNSDESWIAPVALTVNAPKETEVETSLLSASPVVLPISGERREDAALGHEFKIPSTPRMARGMYGWFQDRGAIGFILGGLLWLAGIFLEETYLFLWERFHQHWALGIFFFVVAGTTLVAAALLITGEIRGFSSLRRAENLRLDIQRMWERRGHGHAVGVALRLRETMVGDAECESDWKNFNNLVRSHYDDHEVLELLSRTVYGRLDARGYRLIVKHATTMAVASAMSPMIGLNGLFFLWQNLRMIRSIACCYGIHPGGMASLYLTREVLLGTFMVGTTDLVVDRVSDVVGGHAASLVLAQAGKGVANGLFTARIGLAAMNRCRLVPFHAGGEPSLERIRVELFNSLGGSK; translated from the coding sequence GTGAATTCGGATGAATCATGGATCGCCCCTGTCGCGTTGACGGTGAATGCGCCGAAGGAAACCGAGGTGGAGACATCGCTCTTGTCGGCATCTCCGGTGGTCTTGCCGATATCCGGGGAGCGACGGGAAGATGCGGCGCTGGGACATGAATTCAAGATTCCGTCCACGCCCAGAATGGCGAGAGGGATGTATGGATGGTTTCAAGATCGCGGGGCAATCGGGTTCATACTGGGAGGACTTCTTTGGCTGGCGGGTATTTTTCTGGAAGAGACGTACCTGTTCTTATGGGAACGATTTCATCAGCATTGGGCCTTGGGGATCTTTTTTTTCGTTGTGGCGGGGACGACCCTGGTGGCAGCGGCACTATTGATTACGGGTGAAATCAGGGGGTTTTCCAGTCTACGACGGGCCGAAAACCTGCGCCTGGACATTCAGCGCATGTGGGAACGCCGTGGTCATGGCCATGCCGTCGGGGTGGCGTTGAGACTGCGTGAAACGATGGTTGGCGACGCTGAATGTGAATCCGACTGGAAAAATTTTAATAATCTTGTTCGAAGTCATTACGATGACCATGAGGTATTGGAACTGTTATCCAGGACAGTTTATGGACGTCTGGACGCTCGTGGTTATCGATTGATTGTAAAGCATGCCACGACGATGGCCGTTGCTTCCGCCATGAGTCCAATGATTGGCTTGAACGGTTTATTTTTTTTGTGGCAGAATTTGCGCATGATCCGGTCGATTGCCTGTTGTTATGGGATCCATCCGGGAGGGATGGCGAGTTTGTATTTGACTCGTGAAGTCCTGTTGGGAACCTTCATGGTGGGAACAACGGATTTGGTGGTAGATCGGGTATCGGATGTGGTGGGAGGTCATGCCGCCTCATTGGTACTGGCCCAGGCGGGAAAGGGGGTAGCCAATGGCCTTTTTACCGCCCGAATCGGCTTGGCGGCCATGAACCGTTGTCGTCTGGTTCCCTTTCACGCTGGAGGAGAACCTTCTCTGGAGCGAATCCGCGTGGAGTTGTTCAACAGTCTTGGCGGTTCCAAGTGA
- a CDS encoding YcjX family protein, whose translation MWHVPGIKHDSLGILANEALKSVEDLLYLAMDRRIRLAVTGLNQAGKTVFITSLIHQLLQGARLGGLPFFRVVAEGRYQGAKIVLQPNMEIASFRYDQFIQSLMGDPPAWPRATDGLSEIRLALRFRPSGLLRGHLMSGTTIHLDIIDYPGEWLLDLPLLGQGYCQWSREVLALCEQEPRRSLAQSWLDHLSGEDPLQDADEGRIRQASRLFTEFLVRCKEAPVGLSFLQPGRFLIPGDLKDTPLLTFCPLRCTVESMKEGSMLQVMSERFESYKELVVRRFYRDHFSRFDRQIVLVDVLKGLNRGPENFGDMSRSLKSIMKNFDYGRSSLLGRMFQPKIDRLLFAATKSDHVAANQHGNMERLLERMVMDQVNDVSFYGVKVESMAIASIVSTETVVQEHQGRRLSFVRGRPKGRQEEVLLFPGEIPETIPKPEAWKKERFNFLEFEPAGSDWNDQTSLPHLRLDWALDFLLGDKLT comes from the coding sequence ATGTGGCACGTACCTGGTATCAAACACGATTCGCTGGGTATCCTGGCGAACGAAGCCCTGAAAAGCGTGGAAGATCTGTTGTATCTGGCGATGGATCGCAGAATCCGCCTTGCCGTCACGGGATTGAACCAGGCAGGCAAGACGGTGTTCATCACTTCGTTGATCCATCAGTTATTGCAGGGGGCCCGATTGGGGGGGCTCCCTTTTTTCCGTGTCGTGGCGGAAGGACGGTACCAGGGAGCGAAAATCGTATTGCAGCCCAACATGGAAATCGCTTCGTTCAGATATGACCAGTTCATTCAGTCTCTGATGGGGGATCCTCCCGCCTGGCCCAGGGCCACGGATGGCTTGAGCGAAATACGTCTTGCACTTCGCTTCCGTCCATCGGGACTGTTGCGCGGTCACCTGATGTCGGGAACGACGATCCATTTGGATATTATCGATTATCCTGGGGAATGGCTGCTGGATCTGCCTCTTCTGGGACAGGGATATTGCCAGTGGTCCAGGGAGGTGTTGGCGCTGTGTGAACAGGAACCCAGACGCAGCCTGGCGCAATCCTGGCTGGATCATTTGTCGGGAGAGGATCCGCTCCAGGACGCGGATGAGGGAAGAATTCGCCAGGCAAGCCGGTTGTTTACCGAATTTCTCGTTCGCTGCAAGGAAGCGCCTGTCGGTTTGAGTTTTTTGCAGCCAGGACGATTTCTCATTCCAGGGGATTTGAAAGACACGCCATTGCTGACGTTCTGCCCGCTCCGATGCACGGTTGAATCGATGAAGGAGGGATCGATGCTCCAGGTGATGTCGGAACGTTTTGAATCCTACAAGGAGTTGGTGGTTCGTCGTTTCTATCGGGACCATTTTTCCCGGTTCGATCGGCAGATTGTCCTGGTCGATGTGCTCAAGGGGTTGAATCGTGGACCGGAGAATTTTGGTGACATGAGCCGATCCTTGAAAAGCATCATGAAGAATTTCGATTATGGCCGTTCTTCCCTGCTGGGACGGATGTTTCAGCCGAAGATCGATCGATTGTTGTTTGCGGCGACCAAATCGGATCATGTGGCGGCGAATCAGCACGGCAACATGGAACGGTTATTGGAACGAATGGTCATGGATCAGGTCAACGATGTCTCATTTTATGGGGTGAAGGTGGAGTCGATGGCCATTGCCTCGATCGTTTCGACCGAGACGGTCGTTCAGGAGCATCAGGGGCGGAGGCTGTCGTTTGTACGTGGTCGTCCGAAGGGTCGTCAGGAGGAAGTTCTTCTCTTTCCTGGAGAAATCCCCGAGACGATCCCAAAGCCGGAGGCCTGGAAGAAGGAACGGTTCAACTTTCTGGAATTCGAACCGGCAGGGAGCGACTGGAATGATCAGACATCCCTGCCACATCTGCGCCTGGATTGGGCTCTCGATTTTCTTCTGGGAGACAAGCTGACGTGA
- a CDS encoding cyclic nucleotide-binding domain-containing protein, giving the protein MNRKTLLSRLDTIDFFKEFTPDERAWFCDNSLFCSYQDGKKIIIEGAQDRTFYVLIDGTVLVTKNAVPNEILARLESGAVFGEIAHFARQQRATNVLAQGRVLVFRLEHDIFKKLPAEVKLKINHQAMAILMHRLESRKNS; this is encoded by the coding sequence ATGAATCGAAAAACATTGTTGAGCAGATTGGATACCATCGACTTTTTCAAGGAGTTCACTCCGGATGAACGGGCCTGGTTCTGTGACAACAGCCTGTTTTGTTCGTATCAGGACGGCAAGAAAATCATCATCGAGGGGGCGCAGGATCGAACCTTCTATGTGCTGATCGATGGTACCGTCCTGGTGACGAAAAATGCCGTCCCCAATGAAATCCTGGCCCGACTTGAATCCGGCGCGGTTTTTGGTGAAATTGCCCATTTTGCCCGGCAACAACGGGCAACCAATGTCCTGGCCCAGGGAAGGGTACTCGTTTTTCGACTGGAGCACGACATTTTCAAGAAACTTCCCGCCGAGGTCAAATTGAAAATCAATCATCAGGCGATGGCGATCTTGATGCACCGCCTTGAAAGCAGGAAAAATTCCTGA
- a CDS encoding iron-sulfur cluster assembly accessory protein, whose product MDARGISLTEKAASKVREMLQRRGTPDSAIRIGVTTAGCSGMSYKLEYADALDEGDHVFEQHGIRVVVDGKSLLVMDGIQMDYVTEQFKSGFRFANPREKERCGCGESFKI is encoded by the coding sequence ATGGACGCTAGGGGAATTTCCCTGACGGAAAAGGCGGCATCCAAGGTTCGGGAGATGTTACAGCGTCGGGGAACTCCCGATTCGGCCATACGGATCGGCGTGACCACGGCGGGATGTTCGGGCATGTCCTACAAACTTGAATATGCCGATGCCCTCGACGAGGGGGATCATGTGTTTGAACAGCATGGCATCCGGGTGGTGGTGGATGGCAAGTCGCTCCTGGTCATGGATGGAATACAGATGGATTATGTCACCGAACAGTTCAAGTCAGGGTTTCGCTTTGCCAATCCAAGGGAGAAGGAACGCTGTGGTTGCGGCGAATCGTTCAAGATTTGA
- the iscS gene encoding IscS subfamily cysteine desulfurase, translating to MKLPIYMDYQATTPVDPRVLEVMIPWFTERFGNPASRSHPFGWEAEQAVESARGEVARLIGADPREIVFTSGATESNNIAILGIARFHKSRGNQIITTTIEHKSVLDACRHLESEGFEVTYLPVDANGRLDPDRLAAAIGERTILVSVMAANNEIGVLQPLEAIGAVCRKRQVHFHTDAAQGVGKIPMDVSALNLDLMSISGHKIYAPKGIGALYVRRRPRVRLQAVMFGGGHERGLRSGTLPTPLIVGLGAACDLCSREMTDENARITALRQRMADGIMSRLTHVVLNGDPVHRLAGNLNISFAYVEGESLMMAIKDIAVSSGSACTSASLEPSYVLRALGVNEELAHTSIRFGLGRFTTGEEVDHAVRVVVEAVTRLREMSPLWEMVQEGIDLDSVRWAQH from the coding sequence ATGAAACTTCCCATCTATATGGATTATCAGGCCACCACCCCCGTCGATCCACGGGTCCTGGAGGTGATGATTCCCTGGTTTACCGAGCGGTTCGGCAACCCCGCTTCGCGTTCCCATCCTTTTGGCTGGGAAGCGGAACAGGCGGTCGAGTCGGCCCGCGGCGAGGTGGCCCGTTTGATCGGCGCCGACCCGCGCGAAATCGTTTTCACCTCCGGGGCGACCGAATCCAACAACATTGCCATTCTTGGCATCGCCCGGTTTCACAAATCCCGGGGCAACCAGATTATCACGACCACCATCGAACACAAATCGGTGCTGGATGCCTGTCGCCATCTGGAATCGGAGGGGTTCGAAGTCACCTACCTTCCGGTCGATGCCAACGGACGCCTGGATCCGGACCGGCTGGCCGCGGCCATCGGAGAACGGACCATCCTGGTCTCGGTCATGGCCGCCAACAACGAAATCGGTGTCCTCCAACCCCTGGAGGCCATTGGGGCCGTGTGCCGCAAACGGCAGGTTCATTTCCATACCGATGCCGCCCAGGGGGTGGGCAAGATTCCCATGGATGTTTCCGCCCTCAATCTTGATCTGATGTCGATCTCCGGCCACAAGATCTACGCTCCCAAGGGAATCGGCGCCCTGTACGTCCGGCGTCGTCCCCGTGTTCGATTGCAGGCGGTGATGTTCGGTGGCGGTCACGAACGCGGCCTGCGTTCGGGAACCCTGCCGACGCCCCTGATCGTCGGCCTGGGGGCCGCGTGTGACCTGTGTTCCCGGGAGATGACCGACGAAAACGCCCGCATCACCGCCCTGCGCCAGCGTATGGCGGACGGGATCATGAGCCGGTTGACCCATGTCGTCCTCAACGGGGATCCGGTCCATCGTCTGGCGGGCAATCTGAACATTTCCTTCGCCTATGTCGAAGGGGAATCCCTGATGATGGCAATCAAGGACATCGCCGTTTCCTCGGGATCGGCCTGCACTTCCGCCTCCCTGGAACCTTCCTATGTCCTGCGCGCCCTGGGGGTCAACGAGGAGTTGGCCCATACCTCCATCCGTTTTGGCCTGGGACGCTTCACCACCGGGGAAGAGGTCGATCATGCGGTACGGGTCGTGGTCGAGGCTGTCACCAGACTCAGGGAAATGTCTCCCTTGTGGGAGATGGTCCAGGAGGGGATCGATCTTGATTCCGTCCGCTGGGCGCAACATTGA
- a CDS encoding PilZ domain-containing protein — MPTSANNQETLSRSKSQRPREAASPGAATVASGPSETARSSQEPQKKPVQRDDRIPFSTRLRFESDDGGYIIQGTTSDVSMSGAFLSTETLFPGLTEGMEGVVFVEMSKEGNTFEVSFHCTIARITPRGLGLNFESEME; from the coding sequence ATGCCCACATCCGCCAACAACCAGGAAACCCTTTCAAGGTCGAAATCGCAACGGCCCAGGGAAGCTGCGTCTCCCGGCGCCGCCACGGTCGCTTCGGGACCATCGGAAACCGCCCGGTCTTCCCAGGAGCCGCAAAAGAAACCGGTCCAGAGGGACGATCGTATCCCCTTCAGCACCCGCTTGAGATTCGAATCGGACGATGGCGGCTACATCATCCAGGGAACCACCTCCGACGTCAGCATGAGTGGCGCCTTTCTCAGCACTGAAACCCTTTTTCCGGGACTCACGGAAGGAATGGAAGGCGTGGTGTTCGTCGAGATGAGCAAGGAGGGCAACACCTTCGAAGTTTCATTCCACTGCACCATCGCCCGAATCACCCCCCGCGGTTTGGGGTTGAATTTTGAAAGCGAGATGGAATAG
- a CDS encoding HAD family hydrolase, translated as MFSPCHHGMTYKERKELIARFNALQIQAVAFDFDGVLADSVAIKDEALVRLVEMEAPGKGKAAAELWNRTRGMYRRERIGKVFCEVMNLELDETSLDGRVERYRQMVHQGTLEAAPIRGSLEYLRGWPLIPSYIVSAAPQQEVIEVARHRDLFRYFRDIFGGPTPKEEVLARLIQREGCEPRELLFIGDSDSDHRAARVAGASFLGVVGVGQLNPFPSHVRTVPDLSGLQQVIADWWKDEEQGSAAH; from the coding sequence TTGTTTTCCCCGTGCCATCATGGAATGACCTACAAGGAGCGCAAGGAGTTGATCGCACGCTTCAACGCCTTGCAGATACAAGCGGTTGCCTTCGACTTCGATGGTGTGTTGGCCGACTCGGTTGCAATCAAGGATGAGGCGCTGGTACGGTTGGTGGAAATGGAAGCGCCGGGAAAAGGAAAGGCGGCGGCAGAGTTATGGAACCGAACCCGGGGAATGTATCGACGGGAGCGAATCGGCAAGGTATTTTGCGAGGTCATGAACCTTGAACTGGACGAGACTTCGCTCGATGGGAGGGTCGAAAGGTACAGACAGATGGTCCATCAAGGAACTCTTGAGGCTGCGCCGATCCGTGGCAGTCTGGAATATCTGCGCGGTTGGCCATTGATTCCCTCCTACATTGTCTCCGCCGCGCCGCAACAGGAGGTGATCGAAGTGGCCCGGCATCGGGATCTGTTTCGGTATTTTCGCGACATCTTCGGCGGTCCGACACCCAAGGAAGAGGTGTTGGCCCGTCTGATTCAGCGGGAAGGGTGCGAACCCCGGGAACTTCTTTTTATTGGCGACTCTGATTCGGATCATCGGGCGGCCCGTGTGGCAGGGGCCTCATTCCTGGGAGTTGTCGGCGTCGGACAGCTCAATCCATTTCCATCCCATGTCCGAACGGTTCCCGATCTGTCCGGACTGCAACAAGTGATCGCCGATTGGTGGAAGGATGAAGAACAGGGATCGGCGGCACACTGA
- a CDS encoding Rrf2 family transcriptional regulator has product MKLTTRGRYAVTAMLDISVHGQTRPTALADISTRQEISLSYLEQLFSKLRRKGLVRSVRGPGGGYMLAASPATISIADIIRAVDEPIQATSCGSSDGCRPSSRCITHHFWQRLGEYLNGYLESVSLDLLARESHGHPGERSGHDRT; this is encoded by the coding sequence ATGAAACTGACGACCCGCGGTCGTTATGCGGTCACGGCGATGCTCGATATTTCGGTGCATGGCCAGACGCGACCGACTGCCCTGGCGGACATTTCCACCCGGCAGGAAATTTCTCTGTCCTACCTGGAACAACTTTTCTCCAAACTCAGGCGCAAGGGGCTGGTCCGCAGCGTTCGTGGGCCGGGAGGTGGCTACATGCTGGCGGCATCGCCGGCGACGATCAGCATTGCCGACATCATCCGCGCCGTCGATGAACCGATTCAGGCTACATCATGCGGTTCCTCCGATGGTTGCCGTCCTTCCAGCCGTTGCATCACCCATCATTTTTGGCAGCGTCTGGGAGAATATCTCAATGGATACCTTGAATCGGTGAGCCTGGATCTTCTGGCGCGGGAGAGCCATGGACACCCGGGAGAAAGATCCGGCCATGACCGGACTTAA
- the cysE gene encoding serine O-acetyltransferase, whose amino-acid sequence MFSRIKNDIHVIHKRDPAARGMWDVLLCYPGLHAVIGYRVAHGLWRRGWHLPARFLSYMVRFFTGIEIHPAARIGNGFFIDHGMGVVIGETTEIGDNVTIYHGVTLGGTSWNKGKRHPTLKDGVIIGAGAKVLGPLTVNTNARIGSNAVVVEDVPENATVVGIPGRVVMGMNPSLPRESPLFPAYGQIGAMPDPVAKAVVCMLEQVHHLEHRLKKIEKNGDGTHSREEGP is encoded by the coding sequence ATGTTCAGTCGCATCAAGAATGATATCCATGTCATCCATAAACGCGATCCGGCGGCCCGGGGAATGTGGGATGTCCTTTTGTGTTATCCCGGTTTGCATGCCGTCATCGGTTACCGGGTGGCGCATGGGCTGTGGCGGCGGGGGTGGCATCTGCCGGCCCGGTTTCTTTCCTACATGGTCCGCTTTTTCACCGGGATCGAGATTCATCCGGCGGCGCGGATCGGCAATGGATTTTTCATCGATCACGGGATGGGGGTGGTCATTGGCGAAACGACTGAAATCGGGGACAATGTGACCATCTATCATGGGGTTACGCTCGGTGGAACGAGCTGGAACAAGGGCAAGAGACATCCAACCCTGAAGGATGGGGTGATTATCGGCGCCGGGGCCAAGGTTCTGGGACCACTGACGGTCAACACCAACGCCAGGATCGGTTCCAATGCCGTCGTCGTCGAGGATGTCCCGGAAAATGCCACGGTTGTCGGCATTCCGGGCCGGGTCGTCATGGGCATGAATCCGTCACTGCCGCGGGAGTCGCCGTTGTTTCCCGCCTACGGCCAGATCGGGGCGATGCCCGATCCGGTGGCCAAGGCGGTGGTGTGCATGTTGGAGCAGGTCCATCATCTGGAACATCGTCTCAAGAAGATCGAGAAGAACGGGGACGGTACTCATTCACGGGAGGAGGGGCCATGA
- the iscU gene encoding Fe-S cluster assembly scaffold IscU has translation MAYNDKVLEHYEKPRNVGSMDKNDLHVGTGMVGAPACGDVMKLQIRVNDEGIIDDAKFKTFGCGSAIASSSLVTEWIKGKTIDQALSIKNKDIAEELALPPVKIHCSVLAEDAIRSAVDDYRKKQKEVVHGR, from the coding sequence ATGGCTTATAATGACAAGGTGCTGGAACACTACGAAAAACCGAGAAATGTCGGCAGCATGGACAAGAACGACCTTCATGTCGGAACCGGCATGGTGGGGGCCCCGGCATGCGGCGATGTGATGAAACTTCAAATCCGGGTCAACGATGAAGGGATCATCGATGATGCCAAATTCAAGACCTTTGGTTGCGGTTCGGCCATCGCCTCCTCCTCACTGGTGACCGAATGGATCAAGGGCAAGACCATCGACCAGGCCTTGTCGATCAAGAACAAGGACATCGCCGAGGAATTGGCCCTTCCGCCCGTCAAGATCCATTGTTCGGTACTGGCGGAGGATGCCATTCGTTCGGCGGTCGATGATTATCGCAAAAAACAAAAAGAGGTGGTCCATGGACGCTAG
- a CDS encoding cysteine desulfurase gives MIYLDHNATTAIRPQALAAMMPFLERQTGNPASVHGFGRAARQGLDQARQRIGSYFGVHDSLVCFTGGATEANNLAISGIAAMRDRPGHVVTSAIEHPSVLEAVENLGSHGHEVTVLEVDASGRVSVEHLERHLRADTFLVSIMMANNETGVVQPFAEIGRLCRERGILFHLDAVQGVGRISWFGERGGRMPADMVSVSAHKLGGPQGVGALILERSLPLKPLLLGGGQERGRRAGTQNLPGIVGFGTAIQWLSEHQEEELGAMARLRDHLEERLLDGVPGLVVFGREVLRIPNTSMVGIEGIHGETLVMNLDLAGFAISSGSACTSGRGTGSHVLAAMGVPEGLALAAVRISVGWNTRMLELERFIQQFIHILARLRGGTGTRSS, from the coding sequence GTGATCTATCTGGACCATAACGCCACCACCGCCATCCGTCCCCAGGCGCTGGCGGCGATGATGCCGTTCCTGGAGCGGCAGACGGGAAATCCCGCCTCGGTCCATGGTTTTGGCCGTGCCGCCCGGCAGGGACTGGATCAGGCGCGGCAGCGGATCGGGTCTTATTTCGGGGTTCACGACAGCCTGGTCTGTTTTACCGGCGGCGCCACCGAGGCCAACAATCTGGCCATTTCCGGGATCGCCGCAATGCGCGACCGGCCTGGGCATGTCGTCACGAGCGCCATCGAACATCCCTCGGTCCTGGAGGCGGTCGAGAATCTTGGGTCGCACGGACATGAAGTCACCGTGCTCGAAGTCGATGCCTCGGGGCGCGTTTCCGTGGAACACCTTGAACGGCATTTGCGCGCTGATACCTTCCTTGTCTCCATCATGATGGCCAACAACGAGACGGGGGTGGTGCAACCCTTCGCCGAAATCGGACGACTGTGCCGCGAACGGGGCATTTTGTTTCATCTGGACGCGGTTCAGGGGGTGGGGCGCATTTCCTGGTTCGGGGAACGGGGGGGGCGTATGCCTGCCGACATGGTATCGGTTTCGGCCCATAAACTGGGGGGGCCCCAGGGGGTCGGGGCGCTGATCCTGGAACGGTCCTTGCCGTTGAAACCCTTGTTGTTGGGGGGGGGACAGGAACGGGGACGGCGTGCCGGCACCCAGAATCTTCCGGGGATCGTTGGTTTCGGGACGGCCATCCAATGGTTGTCCGAACATCAGGAGGAGGAACTCGGGGCCATGGCCCGATTGCGCGATCACCTGGAGGAACGCTTGCTGGACGGGGTCCCGGGATTGGTGGTCTTTGGCCGGGAGGTGTTGCGCATTCCCAATACGTCCATGGTGGGAATCGAGGGAATTCATGGTGAAACCCTGGTGATGAACCTGGATCTGGCGGGGTTTGCGATCAGTTCGGGGTCGGCATGTACTTCGGGACGGGGAACGGGATCCCATGTGCTTGCCGCCATGGGGGTGCCGGAAGGGTTGGCGTTGGCGGCGGTGCGTATCAGTGTCGGTTGGAATACCCGGATGCTGGAGTTGGAGCGATTCATTCAGCAATTCATACACATCCTTGCCAGGCTTCGCGGGGGGACCGGTACGAGGAGCAGCTGA